A window of the Oscillospiraceae bacterium genome harbors these coding sequences:
- a CDS encoding U32 family peptidase C-terminal domain-containing protein, whose product MLSQRNRFFRGDVADVLEPGKTPYLVKMDHIENGDGEPIESANHAVMRVLLYTDTPIAPGALLRVRTAEKQTNSV is encoded by the coding sequence GTGCTTTCGCAGAGAAATCGCTTCTTTCGCGGCGATGTCGCCGATGTACTTGAGCCGGGGAAAACGCCGTACCTGGTCAAAATGGACCATATCGAAAACGGGGACGGTGAGCCGATTGAGTCTGCCAATCATGCAGTAATGCGGGTACTGCTCTATACAGATACCCCAATTGCGCCCGGCGCTCTGCTGCGGGTGCGCACTGCGGAAAAACAAACCAATTCGGTGTAA
- a CDS encoding histidine triad nucleotide-binding protein produces the protein MDCVFCKIASGEIPSTRVYEDDLCVAFKDLEPQAPVHLLIIPREHIASAAEITPANSAIVAHIFEVAAKLAKENHLDGGWRIVSNVGEDGGQSVKHLHFHLLGGRAMAWPPG, from the coding sequence ATGGACTGTGTATTCTGTAAAATTGCTTCCGGGGAAATTCCCAGTACGCGGGTTTATGAAGATGACCTCTGTGTCGCTTTCAAAGATCTGGAGCCGCAGGCGCCGGTACATCTACTGATTATTCCGCGGGAACACATTGCTTCTGCGGCAGAGATTACGCCCGCAAACAGCGCGATTGTTGCCCATATTTTTGAGGTCGCCGCAAAGTTGGCCAAAGAAAATCACCTGGACGGCGGCTGGCGTATTGTCAGCAATGTCGGCGAAGACGGCGGGCAGTCTGTTAAGCACTTGCACTTTCATCTTTTAGGGGGACGTGCTATGGCATGGCCGCCCGGCTGA
- a CDS encoding penicillin-binding protein 2 has product MKKTEKRILCAFAAMVVLLSFCMTQIFRTTVWGNTLAQTAAEQQTLKLHFTLGRGTLYDRSGRPLTGGKASVLAAVEPSKESAAALCKVLSQGEMQEVYTQMKKGLPFLTELPAPVKGDGILCFSQEERRTAHPLAPHTVGYLDNSGHGACGAEKAFDSVLSRAGVTTQVCYTVDALRHPLPGEVPQVTSSIPASVNSAVLTLDSSVQKIAESSVGTAFQKGAVVVLKAGSGEILASVSLPGFDPSSLSKTLKSTDGALLDRTLQPYSVGSVFKLTAAAAALENGLDANAKYSCHGYKTVNGLRFHCAEEKAHGRITLQEALAQSCNSYFISCMQKVPLTQFLQMTRRLGFGQQTEIAPQLAGNAGTLPSLKELQNPRALANFSFGQGSLTATPLQIAAMVNAVASSGRYTQPSLSLGLADAAGHIVQRSAEAGSTRAFSQKTARLLRDGMVASVLSGTGRAGRPAHVQAAAKTATAQTGRFAAGKEQVICWYAGFFPAGAPKYVVAVMAENGKSGGETCGPVFQRIANALYPND; this is encoded by the coding sequence ATGAAAAAAACGGAAAAGAGGATTCTGTGCGCCTTTGCAGCAATGGTAGTGCTGCTTTCCTTCTGCATGACACAAATTTTCAGGACTACTGTCTGGGGAAATACCCTGGCACAGACAGCTGCTGAGCAGCAGACTTTAAAGCTGCATTTTACGCTGGGCAGGGGAACCTTGTACGACCGAAGCGGCAGACCACTGACCGGCGGAAAAGCTTCTGTCCTTGCGGCAGTGGAGCCGAGTAAAGAAAGCGCCGCCGCGCTTTGCAAGGTGCTTTCACAGGGGGAAATGCAGGAAGTCTATACGCAGATGAAAAAAGGCCTGCCTTTTTTGACAGAACTGCCTGCCCCCGTAAAAGGGGACGGCATCTTGTGCTTTTCGCAGGAAGAGCGCCGCACAGCGCATCCGCTGGCACCACACACCGTGGGCTATCTAGACAATAGCGGCCACGGTGCCTGCGGTGCAGAAAAAGCTTTTGATAGTGTCCTTTCCCGTGCGGGCGTAACAACGCAGGTCTGCTATACGGTAGACGCTCTGCGGCACCCGCTGCCTGGGGAAGTGCCGCAGGTCACTTCCAGTATACCGGCAAGCGTAAATAGCGCCGTGCTGACATTGGATTCTTCTGTACAAAAAATTGCGGAATCAAGCGTGGGTACCGCTTTTCAAAAAGGAGCGGTGGTTGTTTTAAAAGCCGGCAGCGGTGAAATCCTGGCTAGCGTCAGCCTGCCGGGCTTTGACCCAAGCAGCCTTTCCAAAACGCTCAAAAGCACCGATGGCGCGCTGCTGGACCGCACGCTGCAGCCCTATAGCGTTGGCTCTGTCTTTAAGCTGACAGCCGCCGCTGCTGCGCTGGAAAACGGACTGGACGCGAACGCAAAGTACAGCTGCCACGGCTATAAAACGGTAAACGGGCTGCGCTTTCACTGCGCAGAGGAAAAGGCCCACGGCAGAATCACTCTACAGGAAGCGCTGGCGCAGTCCTGCAATTCGTATTTTATTTCCTGTATGCAGAAAGTCCCTTTGACGCAGTTCTTGCAAATGACCCGTCGGCTGGGGTTTGGGCAGCAGACAGAAATTGCCCCGCAGCTTGCCGGAAACGCGGGTACGCTGCCAAGCTTGAAAGAACTGCAGAATCCGCGCGCACTGGCTAACTTTTCCTTTGGACAGGGCAGCCTGACGGCTACGCCGCTGCAAATAGCGGCAATGGTCAATGCAGTGGCTTCCAGCGGCAGATATACACAGCCGTCACTGTCGCTGGGCCTTGCCGACGCTGCGGGGCATATCGTGCAGCGCAGCGCAGAGGCTGGCAGCACGCGGGCTTTTTCACAGAAAACCGCCCGGCTTTTGCGCGATGGCATGGTGGCAAGTGTCCTTTCCGGCACCGGCAGGGCGGGCCGGCCGGCACATGTGCAGGCGGCAGCTAAGACCGCAACCGCGCAGACAGGGCGCTTTGCTGCAGGGAAAGAGCAGGTAATCTGCTGGTATGCTGGCTTTTTCCCGGCAGGCGCACCGAAATATGTGGTGGCAGTTATGGCGGAAAACGGAAAAAGCGGCGGCGAAACCTGTGGCCCGGTTTTTCAAAGAATTGCCAACGCGCTTTACCCAAATGATTGA
- the alaS gene encoding alanine--tRNA ligase → MQWMGLNEIREKYLEFFESKGHLRLPSFSLIPKDDNSLLLINSGMAPMKKYFTGEVTPPRKRVTTCQKCIRTGDIENVGITDRHGTFFEMLGNFSFGDYFKHEATAWAWEFCTKVMEMPEDKLWVTIYQDDDEAFDIWTKEVGVSADRIVRLGKEDNFWEHGPGPCGPCSEIYFDRGPEHSCGKPTCGVGCDCDRYVEFWNVVFSQFDCDGHGGYPPMEHPNIDTGMGLERLACVMQNVDNLFLVDTVQNIVKKVCEIAKTEYGKNKKNDVSIRVITDHVRSVTFMIADGIMPSNTGRGYVLRRLLRRAARHGKLLGIDHPFLTEVAQMVIHESCGAYPELSEKQEMIQKVISVEEESFSKTIDQGTALLGEIMQHSKGTVISGEDAFKLSDTYGFPIDLTKEIAAESGMTVDEETYQKRMQEQRKTARDARKNAGAESWEGESDLLKGVPETDFLGYKEKTADAKVLAILKDGARAESADAGDEIGLVLDRTTFYGESGGQVGDTGSISADDAVLAVSDTTKNHAKNVIHHCSVQAGTIRVGDAVAVKPDWKRREAIMRNHTAAHLLQAALRRVLGTHVEQAGQLVNEKHVRFDFTHFAALTAEELQKVETMVNEVVLSAVPVETREMPIEEAKKLGAMALFGEKYGKIVRVVSVGDFSREFCGGTHVDNTAKLGLFKIVSETSASAGVRRIEAVTGYGVYSLLNDSLKTISSTAAALKLNSTADLPQHAEQVVSQLKQTENELQKTEAKLAAGEVNQMLANAQQAGSVKVCTGKLSGADAAALRTMCDKARDKDANVVAVFAGVNGAKANFAVAVGKEAQKKGAHAGKIAKAVAQLAGGNGGGKPDFAMAGAKDLSKLDAALAAAADIVAGFVQ, encoded by the coding sequence ATGCAGTGGATGGGACTAAATGAAATCCGGGAAAAATATCTGGAATTTTTCGAGAGCAAGGGGCACCTGCGGCTGCCCAGCTTTTCGCTGATTCCAAAAGACGACAATTCGCTGCTGCTGATTAACAGCGGCATGGCACCGATGAAAAAATACTTTACCGGTGAAGTGACCCCGCCCCGCAAGCGAGTGACTACCTGCCAGAAGTGCATCCGCACCGGCGATATTGAAAACGTGGGCATTACCGACCGCCATGGCACCTTCTTTGAAATGCTGGGCAACTTTTCTTTTGGCGATTACTTTAAGCACGAGGCCACCGCGTGGGCGTGGGAGTTTTGCACCAAAGTAATGGAGATGCCGGAAGACAAACTTTGGGTAACCATTTATCAGGACGACGATGAGGCCTTTGACATTTGGACAAAAGAAGTCGGCGTTTCTGCAGACCGTATTGTGCGCCTTGGCAAAGAGGACAACTTCTGGGAGCACGGCCCCGGGCCGTGCGGTCCCTGCTCAGAAATCTACTTTGACCGCGGCCCCGAGCACAGCTGCGGCAAGCCTACCTGCGGCGTCGGCTGCGACTGCGACCGCTATGTAGAGTTTTGGAATGTGGTTTTTTCACAGTTTGACTGCGATGGCCACGGCGGTTACCCACCCATGGAGCACCCCAATATCGACACCGGCATGGGGCTGGAACGTCTTGCCTGCGTGATGCAGAATGTTGATAATCTGTTTCTGGTAGATACCGTACAGAATATCGTAAAAAAAGTCTGTGAAATTGCAAAGACAGAGTACGGAAAAAATAAAAAGAATGATGTTTCTATCCGTGTGATTACCGACCATGTGCGTTCCGTTACATTTATGATTGCTGATGGCATTATGCCCTCCAACACCGGCCGTGGCTATGTGCTGCGCCGCCTGTTGCGCCGCGCTGCACGCCATGGCAAGCTGCTCGGCATTGACCACCCCTTCCTGACAGAAGTGGCGCAGATGGTGATTCACGAGAGCTGCGGAGCCTATCCGGAGCTCTCTGAAAAGCAGGAAATGATACAGAAAGTCATTTCCGTTGAGGAAGAAAGCTTCTCCAAAACAATCGACCAGGGTACGGCGCTGCTGGGCGAAATCATGCAGCACAGCAAAGGCACTGTCATTTCTGGAGAAGATGCCTTTAAGCTCAGCGATACCTATGGTTTCCCGATTGACTTGACCAAAGAAATCGCTGCAGAAAGCGGCATGACGGTTGACGAAGAGACCTACCAAAAACGGATGCAGGAACAGCGTAAAACAGCGCGTGACGCACGCAAAAACGCGGGCGCAGAGTCCTGGGAGGGCGAAAGCGACCTGCTTAAGGGCGTGCCGGAGACAGACTTTCTTGGCTACAAAGAGAAGACAGCCGATGCCAAAGTACTTGCTATTTTGAAAGACGGCGCGCGGGCAGAGTCCGCTGATGCCGGCGACGAAATCGGCCTGGTCCTTGACCGCACAACTTTCTATGGCGAGAGCGGCGGACAGGTGGGCGATACCGGCTCCATCAGTGCAGACGACGCTGTGCTTGCTGTCAGTGATACCACCAAAAACCATGCGAAAAACGTGATTCATCATTGCAGCGTACAGGCCGGCACCATTCGTGTAGGCGATGCCGTTGCCGTTAAACCCGACTGGAAGCGCCGTGAGGCGATTATGCGCAACCATACAGCCGCGCATCTGTTGCAGGCAGCTTTGCGCAGAGTCCTGGGCACGCATGTAGAGCAGGCGGGCCAGTTGGTCAATGAAAAACACGTGCGTTTTGACTTTACGCATTTTGCTGCACTAACCGCGGAAGAACTGCAGAAAGTTGAAACAATGGTCAATGAAGTGGTTCTTTCTGCTGTGCCAGTGGAAACGCGCGAAATGCCGATTGAAGAAGCCAAAAAATTGGGCGCAATGGCTTTGTTCGGAGAGAAATACGGAAAAATTGTGCGGGTCGTGTCTGTCGGCGATTTCAGCAGAGAATTCTGCGGCGGCACCCATGTGGATAATACCGCAAAGCTCGGCCTGTTTAAGATCGTGTCCGAAACCAGTGCCTCGGCCGGTGTACGCCGCATTGAGGCAGTGACTGGTTACGGTGTTTACAGTTTGCTCAACGACAGCTTAAAGACAATCAGCAGCACGGCCGCGGCGCTCAAGCTGAACAGCACAGCAGACCTGCCGCAGCACGCGGAGCAGGTCGTTTCTCAGCTCAAACAGACGGAAAACGAGCTGCAAAAGACTGAGGCAAAGCTGGCAGCAGGGGAAGTTAATCAGATGCTGGCAAACGCACAGCAGGCAGGCAGTGTCAAGGTCTGCACCGGAAAACTCAGCGGTGCGGACGCGGCAGCCCTGCGCACCATGTGCGACAAGGCCCGCGACAAAGACGCAAATGTAGTGGCTGTCTTTGCCGGCGTAAACGGCGCGAAGGCAAACTTTGCAGTTGCAGTCGGCAAAGAGGCCCAGAAAAAGGGTGCACATGCCGGCAAAATCGCCAAGGCGGTTGCACAGCTGGCTGGCGGCAACGGCGGCGGTAAGCCTGACTTTGCCATGGCCGGTGCAAAGGATCTCTCGAAACTTGACGCAGCGCTGGCAGCAGCAGCGGACATTGTTGCCGGGTTTGTGCAGTAA
- a CDS encoding adenine phosphoribosyltransferase (Catalyzes a salvage reaction resulting in the formation of AMP, that is energically less costly than de novo synthesis): MTIAGCERDLPICPISDTLDIAGFVMLGDVEITKATAAELLKRCPAHDVVVTAETKGIPLCYEMARQGCGRYIVARKSFKSYMRNPIHVEVKSITTDHLQELYLAEDDYKGLNGKRVLIVDDVISTGESLAAMEKLVEQFGGKIVGRASVLAEGDAQDRKDITYLEPLPLFPKEK, from the coding sequence ATGACCATTGCAGGCTGTGAGCGCGACCTGCCGATCTGCCCCATCAGCGACACCCTGGATATTGCCGGTTTTGTTATGCTGGGCGATGTTGAAATTACCAAAGCCACCGCGGCAGAACTGCTAAAACGCTGCCCGGCACACGACGTGGTTGTTACAGCAGAGACAAAGGGGATCCCGCTCTGCTATGAAATGGCACGCCAGGGCTGCGGGCGCTATATCGTTGCGCGCAAGAGCTTCAAATCCTATATGCGCAACCCTATTCATGTAGAAGTCAAGTCAATTACGACAGACCATCTGCAGGAACTGTATCTTGCAGAGGACGACTACAAGGGCCTTAACGGCAAGCGTGTGCTGATTGTCGATGACGTTATCAGCACCGGCGAGTCACTGGCAGCTATGGAAAAACTGGTCGAGCAGTTTGGCGGCAAGATTGTTGGCCGTGCCTCTGTTTTGGCCGAGGGTGATGCACAGGACCGCAAAGATATTACTTACTTAGAGCCTTTGCCGCTCTTTCCAAAAGAAAAGTAA